In one window of Vicia villosa cultivar HV-30 ecotype Madison, WI unplaced genomic scaffold, Vvil1.0 ctg.000146F_1_1, whole genome shotgun sequence DNA:
- the LOC131624627 gene encoding zinc transporter 1 — translation MMSFLTSIFKLLFFYVIVFLPTLVSCDSSTCETQPNKENNKLAFHYKLGSIASILVCGALGVSLPLLSKRIPILSPKNDIFFMIKAFAAGVILATGFIHILPEAFESLNSPCIEEKPWGDFPLAGLVAMLSSIGTLMVDSFASSFYQRRHFKNPSKQVSHEDVEMGDEHVGHIHVHTHATHGHTHGSTNSSQDAISSELIRQRIISQVLELGIVVHSVIIGMSLGTSQSIDTIKPLLVALSFHQFFEGMGLGGCISQAKFESRSTAIMATFFSLTTPIGIAVGMAVSSGYKENSPTSLIVVGVLNSASAGILIYMALVDLLAADFMSPRLQNNLKIQIGANISLLLGSGCMSLLAKWA, via the exons ATGATGAGTTTTCTCACTTCTATCTTCAagctattatttttttatgtcattgTTTTCCTCCCAACACTTGTTTCATGTGATTCATCTACTTGTGAAACACaaccaaacaaagaaaataacaaactagcCTTTCATTACAAACTTGGTTCAATTGCTTCCATCCTTGTTTGTGGTGCTCTTGGTGTAAGCTTACCATTACTAAGCAAAAGAATTCCAATTCTAAGCcctaaaaatgacatatttttcaTGATTAAAGCCTTCGCGGCCGGGGTAATTCTGGCGACCGGTTTCATTCATATACTTCCCGAAGCATTCGAGAGTTTGAATTCGCCTTGTATTGAGGAAAAACCTTGGGGGGATTTTCCACTCGCCGGACTTGTTGCTATGTTGTCGTCCATCGGAACTTTGATGGTCGATTCGTTTGCTTCGAGTTTTTATCAAAGGAGGCATTTTAAAAATCCTTCCAAACAAGTTTCTCATGAAGATGTAGAAATGGGTGATGAACATGTTGGTCATATACATGTTCATACACATGCTACTCATGGTCATACTCATGGATCAACTAACTCTTCTCAAGATGCAATATCATCTGAATTAATTCGGCAACGGATTATATCACAA GTGTTGGAGCTAGGAATTGTGGTCCATTCAGTGATTATTGGAATGTCTTTAGGAACTTCACAAAGCATTGATACCATAAAGCCTCTCCTAGTGGCCTTGTCTTTTCATCAATTTTTTGAAGGAATGGGACTTGGTGGTTGCATATCTCAG GCGAAATTCGAGTCAAGATCTACCGCAATTATGGCTACATTTTTCTCCCTAACAACACCAATTGGGATAGCAGTTGGGATGGCAGTATCAAGTGGATACAAAGAGAATAGTCCAACTTCTCTAATAGTTGTAGGAGTTCTAAATTCTGCCTCTGCTGGAATTTTGATTTACATGGCATTAGTTGACCTATTAGCTGCAGATTTCATGAGTCCAAGATTGCAAAATAATTTGAAGATTCAAATAGGAGCAAATATTTCACTTCTTTTAGGTTCAGGTTGCATGTCTTTATTGGCCAAATGGGCCTAA